A single genomic interval of Juglans regia cultivar Chandler chromosome 1, Walnut 2.0, whole genome shotgun sequence harbors:
- the LOC108988189 gene encoding UTP--glucose-1-phosphate uridylyltransferase has translation MASAIADAEKLNNLKSAVAGLGQISENEKNGFINLVARYLSGEAQHVEWSKIQTPTDEVVVPYESMAPTPNDPVETKKLLDKLVVLKLNGGLGTTMGCTGPKSVIEVRNGLTFLDLIVIQIENLNSKYGCNVPLLLMNSFNTHDDTSKIVEKYSGSNVEIHTFNQSQYPRLVVDDFSPLPSKGQTGKDGWYPPGHGDVFPSLKNSGKLDALLSQGKEYVFVANSDNLGAVVDLKILNHLVHNKNEYCMEVTPKTLADVKGGTLISYEGRVQLLEIAQVPDEHVNEFKSIEKFKIFNTNNLWANLKAIKRLVEADALKMEIIPNPKEVEGIKVLQLETAAGAAIRFFDNAIGSNVPRSRFLPVKATSDLLLVQSDLYILEDGFIIRNKARSNPANPSIELGPEFKKVGNFLNRFKSIPSIIGLDSLKVTGDVWFGTGVTLKGKVVIAAKPGVKLEIPDGTVLENKEINGPEDL, from the exons ATGGCTTCCGCGATTGCTGATGCCGAGAAGCTCAATAACCTGAAGTCTGCCGTCGCTGGACTCGGCCAGATCAG CGAGAACGAGAAAAATGGATTCATCAACCTTGTCGCTCGCTATCTCAG TGGCGAAGCGCAACACGTGGAATGGAGTAAGATCCAGACCCCAACGGATGAAGTAGTGGTTCCTTACGAGAGCATGGCACCCACTCCCAATG ATCCTGTGGAGACAAAGAAGCTGTTGGACAAACTTGTCGTGCTGAAGCTCAATGGAGGTCTGGGAACAACAATGGGCTGTACTGGTCCCAA GTCTGTCATTGAAGTTCGGAATGGGTTGACATTTCTCGACTTAATTGTTATCCAGATTGAG aatctcaattcaaaatatgGATGCAATGTTCCCTTGCTTTTAATGAACTCATTCAACACTCACGATGATACATCGAAG ATTGTGGAAAAATACTCTGGCTCAAATGTTGAAATTCATACTTTTAATCAG AGCCAGTATCCCCGTCTCGTTGTTGATGACTTTAGTCCACTGCCAAGCAAAGGACAGACTGGCAAGGATGgatg GTATCCTCCTGGCCATGGTGATGTGTTCCCATCCTTGAAGAACAGTGGCAAACTTGATGCACTGTTATCACAG GGTAAGGAGTATGTGTTTGTTGCCAACTCAGACAACTTGGGTGCTGTTGTCGACTTGA AAATCTTGAATCATTTGGTCCACAACAAGAATGAATACTGCATGGAAGTGACACCCAAAACCTTGGCTGATGTGAAGGGTGGTACACTCATTTCTTACGAGGGAAGAGTTCAG CTTCTCGAAATAGCACAGGTTCCTGATGAACAT GTCAATGAATTCAAGTCAATAGAgaagttcaaaattttcaatacaaATAATTT GTGGGCTAATTTGAAAGCAATTAAGAGGCTCGTGGAAGCCGATGCATTAAAGATGGAGATTATACCAAATCCGAAG GAAGTGGAAGGAATCAAAGTTCTTCAGCTGGAAACTGCAGCTGGTGCAGCAATTAGG TTCTTTGATAATGCTATTGGTAGCAATGTACCTCGGTCTCGATTCCTTCCAGTGAAGGCCACTTCAGATTTGCTTCTTGTCCAG TCCGATCTCTATATTTTGGAGGATGGCTTTATTATCCGGAATAAAGCTAGGTCAAATCCTGCAAACCCTTCTATTGAATTGGGGCCTGAATTTAAGAAG GTTGGCAACTTCTTGAATCGATTCAAATCCATTCCTAGTATCATTGGGCTTGATAGCCTTAAGGTGACTGGTGATGTTTGGTTTGGTACTGGTGTTACTCTCAAG gGGAAAGTGGTCATCGCAGCAAAACCTGGGGTGAAGTTGGAAATCCCTGATGGAACTGTGCTTGAAAACAAG GAAATCAACGGCCCTGAGGATCTCTAG
- the LOC108988228 gene encoding armadillo repeat-containing protein 7, whose amino-acid sequence MFTNEQRQEERTGRYGTPRLQYLQELVSQFQSSTDEETKEKIGANLANFAYDPYNYKFLRQLNVLELFLDCITEPNEKLVEFGAGGICNSCADPLNAAIVSQCGGIPLIVQCLSSPVRNTVNYALGSLYYLCNASNREEILKPEVIDLIRRYADAEAVSVSFSNLAKAFLDKHVRTSET is encoded by the exons ATGTTTACCAATGAACAGAGACAAGAAGAGCGAACGGGAAGATATGGAACTCCAAGGCTGCAATATCTTCAA GAATTGGTAAGCCAGTTTCAGAGTTCTACTGATGAAG aaacaaaagagaaaattgGTGCTAACCTGGCAAACTTTGCTTATGACCCttacaattataaattcttGCGCCAG CTCAATGTTTTGGAGCTTTTTCTTGATTGCATAACGGAACCCAATGAGAAGCTTGTGGAATTTGGGGCTGGTGGGATATGCAATTCCTGCGCTG ATCCATTGAATGCTGCAATTGTCAGTCAGTGTGGTGGGATTCCTCTTATTGTTCAATGTTTATCAAGCCCTGTTAGAAACACT GTGAACTATGCACTTGGGAGTCTTTATTATCTCTGCAACGCATCTAACAGGGAAGAAATTTTAAAGCCGGAAGTGATTGACCTCATCAGGAGGTATGCTGATGCTGAAGCGGTTAGTGTCAGCTTTAGTAATTTGGCTAAGGCATTTTTGGACAAACATGTTAGAACGAGTGAGACTTAA
- the LOC108988074 gene encoding homeobox-leucine zipper protein ROC8, translating into MDLPMGNGGGVGSGDEQEAASNTRKGKKSYHRHTAEQIQQLETFFKDYPHPDEKQRRQLSRRLELEPKQIKFWFQNKRTQTKAQHERADNSVLRSENDRIQCENVAIREALKNVICPACGGPPFGEHERRLSLQKLQLENAQLKEEHEKVSNLLAKYIGKPISQFESLIPMVPRSSLGFSPGTSMNQRLGNPALDLDLSYSPASSNNTAFLYQLKGIPNMEKALMLETAAGAMDELIRLLRINEPLWIKSLDDGRYVLHHESYGKLFPTINHFRNPSARVESSKDSDIVTVSGMHLVEMILDSEKWVDLFPTIVTKAKTIQVLETGTLGNRSGSLQLMYGKMHILSPLVPPREFYFLRHCQQIELGLWVIVDVSYDCSLQNIPPSCSWRFPSGCMIQEMPNGCSKVTWVEHVEVDDKNQTHRLYRDLICGSLAYGAERWIVTLKRMCERFSYSNGEITPSHELGGEFSSPEGRRSVMKLSHRMVKNFCGILSMSGKLDFPHQLSELYNSGVRVSVHKSREPGQPGGIIVSAATSLWLPLPPQNVFDFIREEKMRVQWDVLSDGKPVHEISRISIGAHLGNSISIIQPFIPAESNMLMLQESWIDSLGSLVVYAPIDMPSISMAMSGEDPSNIPILPSGFVISSDGHPETGSAGASTSKNAGMSGGSLLTVAFQILVSSPSSKQLNMESVATVNTLISSTVQRIKAALNCSGLD; encoded by the exons ATGGATTTACCGATGGGAAATGGTGGTGGCGTCGGCTCAGGGGATGAACAAGAAGCTGCTTCCAATACTCGGAAGGGGAAAAAGTCCTACCATCGCCACACTGCTGAACAAATACAGCAACTTGAAAC ATTCTTCAAGGACTACCCGCATCCGGACGAAAAGCAGCGGCGTCAGTTGAGCAGGAGGCTTGAGCTTGAACCCAAACAGATCAAATTCTggtttcaaaacaaaagaactCAGACAAAG GCTCAACATGAGCGAGCAGATAACAGTGTTCTACGGTCAGAGAATGATAGAATCCAATGTGAAAACGTTGCAATCAGAGAGGCACTGAAAAATGTGATTTGCCCAGCTTGTGGAGGTCCACCCTTTGGAGAACATGAACGGCGACTAAGCCTACAGAAACTGCAGCTGGAAAATGCCCAATTGAAAGAAGAG CATGAAAAGGTATCCAACCTTCTTGCCAAGTACATTGGCAAACCAATCTCCCAATTCGAATCGCTGATCCCTATGGTTCCTAGATCTTCACTGGGTTTCTCTCCTGGAACTTCCATGAACCAAAGACTGGGAAATCCTGCTCTTGATCTAGACCTTAGTTACAGTcctgcaagttctaataatacTGCGTTTCTATACCAATTAAAAGGAATTCCAAACATGGAGAAGGCTCTTATGTTGGAGACTGCTGCTGGTGCCATGGATGAATTAATTAGGCTTCTGCGAATCAACGAGCCTTTGTGGATCAAGTCCTTGGATGATGGGAGATATGTTCTTCATCATGAAAGTTATGGAAAGCTATTTCCTACGATTAATCACTTCAGGAATCCCAGTGCTCGCGTGGAGTCCTCGAAAGATTCAGATATTGTGACCGTGAGCGGAATGCACttagttgagatgattttagattca GAGAAATGGGTTGATCTCTTTCCCACAATCGTTACAAAAGCAAAGACAATTCAGGTGCTTGAAACAGGAACATTAGGAAATCGAAGTGGTTCCTTACAGCTG ATGTATGGAAAAATGCACATTCTTTCGCCTCTGGTGCCACCTAGAGAATTCTACTTCCTTCGCCATTGTCAACAAATTGAACTAGGTCTGTGGGTGATAGTGGATGTCTCTTATGATTGCTCATTACAGAATATTCCCCCTTCCTGCTCTTGGAGGTTCCCCTCTGGATGCATGATTCAGGAAATGCCCAATGGATGCTCCAAG GTTACTTGGGTAGAGCACGTGGAAGTGGATGATAAAAACCAAACTCATCGACTCTATAGAGATCTCATATGTGGTAGTCTTGCTTATGGAGCAGAACGATGGATTGTTACTCTTAAGAGGATGTGTGAGAGATTTTCTTACTCCAATGGAGAAATTACACCTAGTCATGAACTTGGAGGAG AGTTTAGTTCGCCTGAAGGTAGGAGGAGTGTCATGAAGCTTTCACATAGGATGGTGAAGAATTTTTGTGGAATCTTGAGCATGTCAGGTAAACTGGATTTTCCTCATCAATTATCTGAACTCTACAACAGTGGGGTTCGAGTATCGGTTCATAAGAGTAGAGAACCAGGCCAGCCCGGTGGGATAATAGTCAGTGCTGCTACCTCTCTTTGGCTTCCCCTACCACCTCAGAATGTCTTTGATTTCATCAGAGAAGAGAAAATGCGAGTTCAG TGGGATGTCCTCTCCGATGGAAAACCAGTGCATGAGATTTCACGCATTTCAATTGGAGCTCATCTGGGGAACTCTATTTCCATTATTCAG CCTTTTATCCCAGCTGAGAGCAACATGTTGATGCTTCAAGAGAGCTGGATAGACAGTTTGGGATCCTTAGTAGTCTATGCTCCAATTGACATGCCGTCCATCAGCATGGCCATGAGCGGCGAGGACCCTTCAAACATACCAATACTTCCATCGGGGTTCGTAATCTCCAGTGATGGCCATCCTGAAACTGGAAGTGCGGGCGCTTCAACAAGCAAAAATGCTGGGATGTCTGGTGGTTCACTGCTTACAGTGGCTTTCCAGATATTGGTATCAAGCCCCTCTTCGAAGCAGTTGAATATGGAATCCGTGGCAACTGTCAACACTCTAATCAGCTCCACTGTTCAGAGAATAAAGGCTGCTTTGAATTGCTCTGGCTTGGATTGA